In the Mesotoga infera genome, one interval contains:
- a CDS encoding peroxiredoxin, with the protein MEKRIPLIGEDFPEMRVKTTHGVVTLPEEYKGKWFVLFSHPGDFTPVCTTEFVGFQKRYEKFRELNCELIGLSVDQVFSHIKWTEWIEEKLGVKIGFPIIADEMGEVGMTLGLIHPAKGTNTVRAVFIVDPKGKIRAILYYPQELGRNMDEILRMIKGFQVADKNGVAIPADWPNNEIIGDHVIIPPASDVKTAEERKGKEGCYDWWFCHKSL; encoded by the coding sequence ATGGAAAAGAGAATTCCATTGATCGGTGAAGATTTTCCAGAGATGAGAGTCAAGACAACTCACGGGGTCGTAACTTTGCCGGAAGAATACAAAGGAAAGTGGTTCGTTCTCTTCAGTCATCCAGGAGATTTCACACCAGTCTGCACAACCGAGTTCGTAGGATTCCAGAAGAGATATGAGAAATTCAGAGAACTAAATTGTGAGCTTATCGGTTTGAGTGTTGATCAGGTATTCTCCCATATTAAATGGACAGAATGGATAGAAGAAAAGCTGGGTGTCAAGATAGGATTTCCGATAATTGCGGACGAAATGGGAGAAGTCGGAATGACCTTGGGCTTGATTCATCCCGCGAAGGGCACGAACACAGTCAGGGCCGTCTTCATTGTTGATCCTAAGGGAAAGATAAGAGCTATTCTCTATTATCCGCAGGAACTTGGAAGAAACATGGATGAAATCTTGAGAATGATCAAAGGATTCCAGGTCGCCGATAAGAATGGAGTGGCAATTCCTGCAGATTGGCCAAACAACGAAATTATTGGAGATCACGTAATAATTCCTCCTGCATCAGATGTTAAGACAGCCGAGGAAAGAAAGGGCAAGGAAGGCTGCTACGATTGGTGGTTCTGTCATAAGAGCCTTTGA